In Lates calcarifer isolate ASB-BC8 linkage group LG15, TLL_Latcal_v3, whole genome shotgun sequence, one genomic interval encodes:
- the gon4lb gene encoding GON-4-like protein, with product MAADISLTWTDRRRSAGEDVCPLQVKALRTDGQIRWDRTSLSASTPRTGSSSEDRTPVSGRTGVNRSAADGGGCSPVTPVVSVSTGGGVMGEEVVAMETNESSEDELGRLDIDLDRKSRQHNLTSSNVRAILHEVITHEHVVAMMKAAIRDTQDLPMFEPKMTRSRLKQAVQQGQPLNWSLSAVNTVKPPQFVDIDLEDDEDSSDEEYCPDEEEEEEDDTAEETFLSDADSLASPLRIHHSSAPLDQRTDRPLQSSPGHLRDQVRMSCAPQHLLSAPADSSFLERLNAVEEELDFSPAYTFNQSLDREADDDDDDEGCLAFRTRSKLRLVNVPLGQLEAELLAPDITADMYDLSATQREEDRHWTQWLQGLMAPDNEEEADDDDDPEYNFLDDLDEPDLEDYRTDRAVQITKREVNELLEELFDTLQEEEVAAKEQEEQEEQEDISSQAAPKFNVPQTLRFEAPLANMLTERRRTVRKQYEALQQRRALQDTTNHHRDNTHLRDTPTPQPNTTTPVLLLPSRVCPALHLDFTQKLQLQQQIQQHVQLLTQVHLLSRRVIALNHEAGITKHYLEELQQFARRQEQLFLPSSFRVCNLQGALDLLQEVEQREEPPPAPASPPASRRWLPRMTPATNSHAFPLLPTDTAWLFATRPAFLYPELLPVCSLDPGLHSQHHRSVYTAGEDGLIVLGLKHFEGTVQPDQLISSYLLCKNRWNLRKHIREMSGQRAPPNNVIKMFLTQHIVPPLPLACSRVQPGDERPPVDRDSSNMPNWLKNSKLIIQKTHLGTTCYPPSLPPGCTLRLHPYWLNKTSRPPPPRHRRLFTLAHNASLLPLAKAPANRQVDRQVERQEERQVDEQPISYLSLPRPGVSLLSDSPALPSAPPSVCGAVPLAAVHPGPAHHADIIQSCLPIGQSMHQQTAPFPVLLPLPALSTTNTTNPIMPCSAAAMKPGYFLLQMVVTPPAPLTAASQHAPGELLHGPIKEEQREVENTSMPPRLLQEEERREEESSKSALSPLLKEEERIFAGTEDEKEQEEEDEKEQEEEEEEEQEEGWTVEGVISLDGGENTGGEEEEGREGGDAGGGGEDEGGGGGGGEQGGEGEEEEGQREDGGGEREEEGEKDKDEDQDRQGEDEEEEDFDDLTQDEDEEEVMSSASEESVLSVPELQETMKQLTWLAAERRLCADGDSEEDHSPTSPGSQEEEEEEEEEGPKGEESGEGRSSKTGGDEETPSGEGTPRGGGRCPGRGRGRSRPLRGLRRSRQERRSKDAAKLLLLFDENILDNDPHRESKDVAFAQSYLSRVREALQDIPGQVEEFVSLLNEFERVGEGREVVLLFRKLRCILGDRMDLLRDFAAFLHPEQALQCGLFEEQQAFERSRRFLRQLEISFGDNPSHYQKIIKALQTGPDLSPTSIHELKAQMATLLKGHTHLQAEFWVFFDELRPPPARPGQFEEAHWPEEGGGGSDGGDGVGQVSGGGVSCGFEEVTLPELEEEEEGHKIQPMTSRRQRRKMDAHRNYKDCDWSDKDWPCPCRNAKIRRHRRKGCSRCHGNKTSGGVSTAMKGLDPLYSQISSAPGETGDKYLDLKGDDDSPQPDRSGASWEGSFPLTDEKEEEEEEEELDDEEDDEDEEERKNTDKEHSPAVKRSRREEMLQPPSVTPTSSIFSTTTVTSCTSTPTVTTPSIFSSTSTCSSQTSSLSVCTFSTTLPSTSSISPSVCTSPTLSSTSTSSAPPRPSPPPDLPVCAKNISLTASGEKVILWTREADRVILTTCQQEGANQNTFQSISTLLGNKTSSEVSRRFRDLMRLFRTAARQTSSEDEALPTEPSAANEDKD from the exons ATGGCTGCCGACATCAGTCTGACG TGGACGGACAGGAGGCGTTCTGCAGGAGAAGATGTCTGTCCGCTGCAGGTTAAAGCTCTGAGGACAGACGGACAGATCAGGTGGGATAGGACGTCTCTAAGCGCGTCCACGCCGCGCACAGGAAGTTCCTCAGAGGACAGAACACCTGTCTCAGGTAGAACAGGTGTAAACAGGTCTGCAGCTGACGGAGGTGGATGTTCACCTGTCACACCTGTAGTGTCTGTTTCCACTGGTGGGGGGGTGATGGGAGAGGAGGTGGTCGCCATGGAGACCAACGAGTCCAGTGAGGATGAGCTGGGACGACTGGACATTGACCTGGACAGGAAGTCCAGACAACACAACCTGACGTCGAGCAACGTCCGCGCCATCCTGCAT GAGGTGATTACCCATGAGCATGTGGTGGCCATGATGAAAGCTGCCATCAGAGACACTCAGGACCTCCCCATGttt GAGCCTAAGATGACTCGGTCCAGACTGAAGCAGGCCGTGCAGCAGGGACAG cCACTGAACTGGAGTTTGTCAGCAGTGAACACAGTCAAG CCTCCTCAGTTTGTGGACATTGACCTTGAGGATGATGAGGACTCGTCAGATGAAGAGTATTGTcctgatgaggaagaggaggaggaggacgacacAGCTGAGGAG acctTCCTCAGTGATGCAGACAGTCTGGCTTCACCTCTCAGGATCCATCACAGCTCAGCCCCGTTAGACCAGAGGACCGACAGACCTCTACAG AGCTCTCCAGGACATCTGAGGGATCAGGTGAGGATGTCCTGTGCTCCTCagcacctcctctctgctcctgctgacTCCTCCTTTCTGGAGAGACTGAatgctgtggaggaggagctggactTTAGCCCCGCCTACACCTTTAACCAG tctctggaCAGAgaggctgatgatgatgatgatgatgaaggctgCCTGGCGTTCCGGACGCGTTCCAAACTTCGTCTGGTGAATGTTCCTCTGGGTCAGCTGGAGGCGGAGCTTCTGGCCCCTGACATCACCGCTGACATGTATGACCTGAGCGCCACCCAGCGGGAGGAGGACCGTCACTGGACGCAGTGGCTGCAGGGTCTCATGGCCCCCGACAAcgaag aggAGGCTGATGACGACGACGACCCTGAGTACAACTTCCTGGACGACCTGGATGAACCCGACCTGGAGGACTACAGGACCGACCGGGCCGTCCAGATCACTA AGCGGGAGGTGAACGAGCTGCTAGAGGAGCTCTTTGACACG ctgcaggaggaggaggtggcagccaaggagcaggaggagcaggaggagcaggaggacatATCGTCACAGGCTGCACCAAAATTCAACGTCCCCCAGACTCTACG TTTCGAGGCGCCGTTAGCCAACATGCTAACAGAGCGACGGCGAACGGTCAGGAAACAGTATGaggctctgcagcagaggagggcCCTGCAGGACACCACCAATCATCACCGTGACAACACACACCTGAGGGACACGCCCACCCCACAACCCAACACCACCACACCTGTCCTGCTGCTGCCGAGCCGGGTGTGCCCTGCCCTCCACCTGGATTTCACCCagaaactgcagctgcagcagcagatacaGCAG catGTGCAGCTGCTGACTCAGGTTCACCTGCTGAGTCGCCGTGTCATCGCCCTGAACCATGAAGCCGGCATCACTAAACACTACCTG gaGGAGTTGCAGCAGTTTGCCAGGCGTCAGGAGCAGTTGTTTCTGCCCAGCAGTTTCAGAGTGTGTAACCTCCAGGGGGCGCTGGATCTCCTCcaggaggtggagcagagagaagagccgcctcctgctcctgcttctcctcctgcctccagACGCTGGCTCCCCAGGATGACTCCTGCCACCAACA GCCATGCCTTCCCTCTGCTGCCCACTGACACTGCCTGGCTGTTTGCCACCCGACCCGCCTTCCTTTACCCAGAACTACTTCCTGTCTGCAGCCTGGACCCCGGCCTCCACAGCCAACACCACAGGAGTGTTTACACTGCAGGAGAGGATGG GCTGATCGTTCTGGGTCTGAAGCACTTTGAGGGGACAGTCCAAccagatcagctgatcagctcCTACCTGCTGTGTAAGAATCGATGGAACCTCAGGAAACACATCAGGGAGATGAGCGGCCAGAGAGCACCGCCAAATAACGTCATCAAg ATGTTCCTGACACAGCACATCGTCCCCCCCCTGCCTCTTGCCTGCAGCAGAGTTCAGCCGGGAGATGAGCGCCCCCCAGTGGACAGAGACTCCTCCAACATGCCCAACTGGCTGAAG AACAGTAAGCTGATCATCCAGAAGACCCACCTGGGCACCACCTGTtatcccccctccctccccccggGCTGCACCCTCAGGCTTCACCCCTATTGGCTCAACAAAACATCCCGTCCTCCTCCCCCCCGCCACAGACGCCTCTTCACCCTGGCCCACAATGCATCTCTGCTGCCGCTCGCCAAAGCCCCGGCAAACAggcaggtagacagacaggtggagagacaggaggagagacaggtgGATGAGCAGCCAATCAGCTATCTGTCTCTGCCTCGTCCAGGTGTCTCGTTACTCTCCGACTCTCCCGCCCTTCCTTCAGCTCCACCTTCCGTCTGTGGAGCCGTCCCATTGGCTGCTGTTCACCCAGGCCCTGCCCACCATGCTGACATCATCCAGTCCTGCCTTCCTATTGGCCAGAGCATGCATCAACAAACTGCCCcctttcctgtcctcctcccctTACCCGCTCTGTCCACCACCAACACTACAAATCCCATTATGCCTTGCTCAGCTGCTGCTATGAAGCCGGGCTACTTTCTCCTCCAGATGGTGGTGACGCCACCAGCTCCACTCACTGCTGCCTCCCAGCATGCTCCAGGGGAACTGCTGCACGGACCAAtcaaagaggagcagagggaggtggagaaCACCTCCATGCCTCCCCGCCTccttcaggaggaggagagacgggAGGAGGAAAGTTCCAAATCAGCACTGAGCCCGTtgttgaaggaggaggagagaatcTTTGCAGGGACTGAGGAtgagaaggagcaggaggaggaggatgagaaggagcaggaggaggaggaagaggaggagcaggaggagggctGGACTGTTGAGGGTGTGATCAGTTTAGACGGAGGAGAAAACActggtggagaggaggaagaggggagagagggaggagatgcaggtggaggtggagaggacgaaggaggtggaggaggagggggggaacagggaggagagggggaggaggaggagggacagagggaggacgggggaggagagagggaggaggaaggagagaaggataAGGATGAAGATCAGGATCGGCAGGgtgaggacgaggaggaggaggactttgATGACCTCACACAGGATGAAGACGaggaggaagtgatgtcatcagCATCAGAGGAGTCAGTGCTGTCTGTTCCAGAGTTACAG gAGACCATGAAGCAGCTGACCTGGCTGGCGGCCGAGCGGCGTCTCTGCGCAGATGGAGACTCGGAGGAGGATCACTCGCCAACCTCCCCTGGctctcaggaggaggaggaggaggaggaggaggaggggcctAAAGGAGAGGAGTcaggagaggggaggagcagTAAGACGGGAGGGGATGAGGAGACGCCGTCAGGAGAGGGGACgcccagaggaggagggaggtgtcCTGGACGAggaagag GTCGCAGCCGACCTCTCCGCGGCCTCAGGAGGAGTCGTCAGGAGCGACGCAGCAAAGACGCCgcgaagctgctgctgctgtttgatgaaAACATCCTGGACAACGACCCGCACCGAGAGAGCAAAGACGTGGCTTTCGCTCAGAGCTACCTGAGCAGG GTGCGTGAGGCACTGCAGGACATACCTGGACAGGTGGAGgagtttgtttctctgctgaatGAGTTCGAGAGGGTGGGAGAAGGACGGGAGGTGGTGTTGCTGTTCAGGAAGCTGCGATGCATCCTGGGAGATCGGATGGACCTCCTCCGAGACTTTGCCGCATTTCTGCATCCTGAGCAGGCACTGCAGTGTGGACTG ttCGAGGAGCAGCAGGCGTTTGAACGCAGCCGTCGTTTCCTGCGACAGTTAGAGATCAGTTTTGGAGACAATCCGTCACATTATCAGAAGATTATCAAAGCTCTGCAGACCGGTCCGGACCTGAGTCCAACCAGCATCCACGAG CTGAAAGCTCAGATGGCCACGCTGCTAAAAGGCCACACCCATCTACAAGCTGAATTCTGGGTATTTTTTGATGAGCTCCGCCCCCCTCCGGCCCGTCCTGGACAGTTTGAGGAAGCTCATTGgccagaggagggaggaggagggtcaGATGGCGGAGATGGTGTCGGTCAGGTGTCAGGAGGCGGAGTCAGCTGTGGTTTTGAGGAAGTGACGCTCCCAGAACtcgaagaggaagaggaggggcaTAAAATCCAACCAATGACCAGCCGGCgccagaggaggaagatggatgCCCACAGGAACTACAAG GACTGTGATTGGTCGGATAAAGATTGGCCCTGTCCCTGTCGTAATGCAAAGATCCGCAGACACCGGAGGAAGGGGTGTTCTCGCTGCCATGGCAACAAG ACCTCAGGGGGCGTGTCCACAGCCATGAAGGGCCTGGACCCCCTGTACTCTCAGATAAGCTCCGCCCCCGGTGAAACAGGTGACAAGTATCTGGACCTGAAGGGGGACGATGACAGTCCACAACCAG ATCGAAGCGGAGCATCATGGGAAGGCTCGTTCCCTCTGACtgatgagaaggaggaggaggaggaggaggaggagctggatgatgaggaggatgatgaagatgaggaggagaggaagaacaCTGACAAGGAGCACAGTCCAGCTgtgaagaggagcaggagagaggagatgctACAACCTCCCTCTGTCacacccacctcctccatcttctccacCACCACAGTTACCTCCTGCACCTCCACCCCCACTGTCACCACcccctccattttctcctctacCTCTACCTGCTCCTCCCaaacctcctctctgtctgtctgcacctTCTCTACTACCTTGCCCTCCACttcttccatctctccttctgtctgcacctcccccaccctctcctcaacctccacctcctctgctcctcctcggCCCAGTCCTCCTCCTGACCTCCCCGTCTGTGCCAAGAACATTTCTCTGACAGCGAGTGGAGAGAAAGTCATCCTCTGGACCAG agAGGCAGATCGAGTCA
- the tmem79b gene encoding transmembrane protein 79, giving the protein MEDGGGTKMTQREGEDEAVMSAMMEPSTLQWPGDRQTGGQTGKGDRMSVRSSEAASWTESERELIAEGKRGGGGNRGAGEAEEAGLIGDWAGSKTHLEEEAEEHIENHLPEKAAQVFSPAVTILPSPASPRESEAFWEMESEKSPFLCSRGGPQDYNQHGYQYEWPEDTPPARCGRGCPSRDILKVGVSLVTSALFFPFLVWGGFVFLPFDAPLLDGAPLRLVYTLRCSVFAAAPIVLGWLVLGVTRLRAGAFRPLFDEEVKEAELHEVTVHRRFVSDSTSLFLIYFLQLSVMAMYLSQEHLKLVPLLTIVFAFGRLVYWVAAAFGSSVRGFGFGLSFLPSFAMMIANIYFIFTVEAAGSIFSLPPSEEVLAPPASRQRFWG; this is encoded by the exons ATGGAGGATGGCGGGGGGACAAAGAtgacacagagggagggagaggacgAGGCAGTGATGTCCGCCATGATGGAACCAAGCACCCTGCAGTGgcctggagacagacagacaggtggacagacaggtaAAGGTGACAGGATGAGCGTCAGGTCCAGTGAAGCGGCCAGTtggacagagagtgagagagaactGATAGCAGAGGGGaagagggggggaggaggaaacagaggagcagGTGAGGCTGAGGAGGCGGGGCTAATTGGAGACTGGGCGGGGTCAAAGACACACCtggaagaggaggcagaagaACACATAGAAAACCACCTGCCAGAGAAAGCAGCTCAGGTGTTCAGCCCTGCAGTGACCATCCTGCCCTCCCCAGCCTCACCCAGAGAGAGTGAAGCATTCTGGGAAATGGAGTCAGAGAAGAGTCCCTTTTTGTGTTCCCGAGGAGGCCCCCAGGACTACAACCAACACGGCTACCAGTACGAGTGGCCTGAGGACACACCCCCTGCCAGAT gtgggCGGGGCTGTCCTAGCAGGGACATCCTGAAGGTGGGCGTGTCCCTGGTGACATCAGCgctcttctttcctttcctggTGTGGGGGGGGTTTGTGTTCCTGCCGTTTGACGCCCCGCTGCTGGATGGTGCCCCCTTAAGGCTTGTCTACACACTGCGCTGCTCTGTGTTTGCCGCCGCCCCCATCGTCCTCG gtTGGCTGGTCTTGGGCGTCACTCGGCTGCGGGCAGGTGCGTTCCGGCCTCTGTTTGatgaggaggtgaaggaggcgGAGCTTCATGAGGTCACGGTCCACCGCCGCTTCGTCTCTGACTCCACCTCCCTGTTCCTGATCTACTTCCTGCAGCTGAGCGTCATGGCGATGTACCTGAGTCAGGAGCACCTGAAACTCGTCCCTTTGCTGACCATCGTCTTCGCCTTCGGACG gcTGGTTTACTGGGTGGCTGCAGCCTTCGGCAGCAGCGTACGTGGTTTTGGTTTCGGTCTCTCCTTTCTGCCAAGTTTCGCCATGATGATTGCCAACATCTACTTCATCTTCACTGTGGAGGCGGCGGGGTCCATCTTCAGCCTCCCGCCTTCTGAGGAAGTGCTGGCCCCACCCGCCAGCAGACAGAGGTTCTGGGGATGA
- the decr1 gene encoding 2,4-dienoyl-CoA reductase, mitochondrial: protein MAVFVKGARVFRPGATLFHKSWFHGSGVLQSGPPQAEFFPPAEGVMLPTGTFSNRVAFITGGGTGLGRAMTTTLSQLGAQCIIASRKLDVLQQTAEEISSQTGNRVHAVQCDVRDPQAVSRCVDQMESLTGLPDVIINNAAGNFVCPSERLSANAWKSITDIVLNGTAFVTLELGKRLIQNQKGASFLAITTIYAESGSGFVVPSASAKAGVEVLYKSLAAEWGRYGHRFNIIQPGPIKTKGAFSRLDPTGAFEKGMLDRIPTGRLGKPAEIANLAAYMSSDYATWMSGTVIRFDGGEYVLMAGEFNELRKVTADQWKVMEAMIRSTKGS, encoded by the exons ATGGCGGTGTTTGTGAAAGGAGCGAGAGTCTTCAGACCAGGAGCGACTTTATTTCACAAG TCCTGGTTCCATGGTTCTGGGGTTCTTCAGTCCGGTCCTCCTCAGGCTGAGTTCTTCCCTCCGGCTGAAGGCGTCATGCTGCCGACAGGAACCTTCAGTAATAGAGTGGCTTTCATTACAGGAGGGGGGACGGGTCTGGGCCGAGCCATGACCACCACCCTGTCACAGCTGGGAGCACAGTGCATCATCGccagcag GAAGTTGGATGTCCTGCAGCAGACTGCCGAGGAGATCAGCAgccagactggaaacagg GTCCACGCGGTTCAGTGCGATGTCAGAGATCCTCAGGCCGTCTCTCGCTGTGTCGACCAGATGGAGAGTCTGACAGGACTTCctgat GTAATCATCAACAACGCAGCAGGAAACTTTGTGTGTCCATCAGAGCGTCTGTCAGCGAACGCCTGGAAGAGCATCACCGACATCGTCCTGAATGGAACGGCCTTCGTCACTCTGGAGCTGGGCAAGAGACTGATCCAGAATCAGAAAG GTGCATCTTTCCTGGCCATCACCACCATCTACGctgagtctggttctggttTTGTGGTCCCGAGTGCATCAGCGAAGGCTGGAGTCGAGGTGCTCTACAA GTCTCTGGCTGCAGAGTGGGGGCGCTACGGCCACAGGTTCAACATCATCCAACCTGGACCAATCAAAACCAAG gGGGCATTCAGCCGGTTGGACCCAACTGGAGCATTTGAGAAGGGGATGCTCGATCGGATCCCGACAGGTCGACTTGGAAAACCAGCAGAGATCGCAAATCTCGCAGCGTACATGAGCAGTGACTATGCCACCTGGATGTCTGGCACT gtgatTCGATTCGATGGAGGAGAGTACGTGTTGATGGCAGGAGAGTTTAACGAGCTGCGCAAG gtgaCTGCAGATCAGTGGAAGGTGATGGAGGCAATGATCAGAAGCACTAAAGGATCCTAA
- the pmvk gene encoding phosphomevalonate kinase codes for MEDRISEPELVLVFSGKRKSGKDYVTDLIQDRLGPGLCCVLRLSGPLKQQYAQEHGLDLDQLLGPGQYKERYRTDMIRWGETRRHRDPGFFCRLATRGARQPVWVVSDARRKSDLEWFWSEFPRQTRSVRVESSEETRKQRGWSFTAGVDDAESECGLDRDVKFDWIIRNDGDASSLDEQLQPILKLAQEAATSSSSADHH; via the exons ATGGAGGACCGTATCTCTGAACCCGAACTGGTTCTAGTCTTCAGCGGGAAACGGAAGTCCGGAAAAGATTATGTGACGGACCTGATCCAGGACCG TCTAGGTCCGGGTCTTTGCTGCGTCCTGCGTTTGTCCGGACCTCTCAAACAGCAGTACGCTCAG GAACACGGCCTGGACTTGGACCAGCTGCTGGGCCCAGGTCAGTATAAGGAGCGGTACCGGACCGACATGATTCGCTGGGGAGAAACTCGGCGACACCGGGACCCCGGGTTCTTCTGTCGCCTAGCAACCAGGGGAGCACGGCAACCAGTCTGG gtgGTGAGTGACGCACGGAGGAAGTCAGACCTGGAGTGGTTCTGGTCCGAGTTTCCTCGACAAACTCGAAGTGTCAGAGTGGAAAGTTCAGAGGAAACCAGGAAACAGAGGGGGTGGAGCTTCACTGCAG GTGTGGATGATGCAGAGTCAGAGTGCGGGTTGGACAGAGACGTTAAATTTGATTGGATAATCAGGAACGATGGCGACGCCTCCTCCTTAGACGAGCAGCTGCAGCCGATCCTGAAGCTGGCGCAGGAAGCAgctacatcatcatcatcagctgatCATCACTGA
- the LOC108884701 gene encoding tropomyosin alpha-4 chain isoform X1 encodes MSGGVNSIEAVKKKIKVLQEQAEEAEERAERLQREVEKEKRSREEAEAEVSSLNRRLQLSEENLDRAQERLATALHKLDEVEKAADESERGMKVIENRALKDEEKMEQLEVQLREAKQIAEEADRKYEEVARKLVMVEGELERAEDRAEQSESKSRMLEEELKTVFTSSKSLEAQAEKYSQKEDRYEEEIKNLSSKLKEAETRAEFAERSVAKLEKTIDDLEDALTSARNANMELQATLNQTMEELNSC; translated from the exons atgagtGGAGGAGTGAACAGCATCGAGGCTGTGAAGAAGAAGATTAAAGTCCTGCAGGAGCAGGCGGAGGAAGcggaggagagagcagagagactgcagagggaggtggagaaggagaagaggagcagagaggag gcGGAGGCCGAGGTGTCGTCTCTGAACCGTCGTCTGCAGCTCAGCGAGGAGAATCTGGACCGAGCTCAGGAGAGACTCGCCACTGCCCTGCACAAACTAGACGAGGTGGAGAAGGCTGCTGATGAGAGCGAGAG AGGTATGAAGGTGATAGAGAACAGAGCTCTGAAGGACGAGGAGAAGATGGAGCAGTTGGAGGTTCAGCTGAGAGAAGCCAAACAGATCGCAGAGGAGGCCGATCGCAAATATGAGGAG gtggcTCGTAAACTGGTGATGGTGGAAGGAGAACTGGAACGAGCTGAAGATAGAGCTGAGCAGTCTGAGAg tAAAAGTCGAatgttggaggaggagctgaaaacTGTCTTCACTAGTTCAAAGTCTCTGGAGGCCCAGGCTGAGAAG tattCTCAGAAGGAGGACAGGTATGAAGAAGAAATCAAGAACCTGAGCAGCAAACTCAAGGAG GCTGAGACCAGAGCAGAGTTTGCTGAGCGTTCAGTGGCCAAACTGGAGAAAACCATCGATGACCTGGAAG acGCTCTGACTTCAGCCAGAAACGCTAACATGGAGCTTCAGGCGACTCTGAATCAGACCATGGAGGAACTCAACTCCTGCTGA
- the LOC108884701 gene encoding tropomyosin alpha-3 chain isoform X2, which yields MSGGVNSIEAVKKKIKVLQEQAEEAEERAERLQREVEKEKRSREEAEAEVSSLNRRLQLSEENLDRAQERLATALHKLDEVEKAADESERGMKVIENRALKDEEKMEQLEVQLREAKQIAEEADRKYEEVARKLVMVEGELERAEDRAEQSESKVRRLEEQLRNFDQSLKSLQASEDKYSQKEDRYEEEIKNLSSKLKEAETRAEFAERSVAKLEKTIDDLEDALTSARNANMELQATLNQTMEELNSC from the exons atgagtGGAGGAGTGAACAGCATCGAGGCTGTGAAGAAGAAGATTAAAGTCCTGCAGGAGCAGGCGGAGGAAGcggaggagagagcagagagactgcagagggaggtggagaaggagaagaggagcagagaggag gcGGAGGCCGAGGTGTCGTCTCTGAACCGTCGTCTGCAGCTCAGCGAGGAGAATCTGGACCGAGCTCAGGAGAGACTCGCCACTGCCCTGCACAAACTAGACGAGGTGGAGAAGGCTGCTGATGAGAGCGAGAG AGGTATGAAGGTGATAGAGAACAGAGCTCTGAAGGACGAGGAGAAGATGGAGCAGTTGGAGGTTCAGCTGAGAGAAGCCAAACAGATCGCAGAGGAGGCCGATCGCAAATATGAGGAG gtggcTCGTAAACTGGTGATGGTGGAAGGAGAACTGGAACGAGCTGAAGATAGAGCTGAGCAGTCTGAGAg TAAGGTTCGGAGGTTGGAGGAGCAGTTGAGGAATTTCGACCAATCACTGAAGAGCCTGCAGGCGTCTGAGGACAAG tattCTCAGAAGGAGGACAGGTATGAAGAAGAAATCAAGAACCTGAGCAGCAAACTCAAGGAG GCTGAGACCAGAGCAGAGTTTGCTGAGCGTTCAGTGGCCAAACTGGAGAAAACCATCGATGACCTGGAAG acGCTCTGACTTCAGCCAGAAACGCTAACATGGAGCTTCAGGCGACTCTGAATCAGACCATGGAGGAACTCAACTCCTGCTGA